A region from the Microbacterium lacus genome encodes:
- a CDS encoding sterol carrier family protein — protein sequence MPRRISTADGRAALAAVRAADAPARTELATAVRYLLQLLVEKAPGGSVEVRVPPFGAVQVIEGPRHTRGTPPNVVETDPATWIALATGELSWAAAAASGRITASGVRADLSDVLPVRP from the coding sequence ATGCCGCGCCGAATCTCCACCGCTGACGGGCGAGCGGCCCTCGCGGCGGTCCGCGCCGCGGACGCGCCGGCACGGACCGAGCTCGCCACCGCGGTCCGCTACCTGCTGCAGCTGCTCGTGGAGAAGGCGCCCGGCGGGTCCGTCGAGGTGCGGGTGCCGCCCTTCGGCGCGGTCCAGGTGATCGAGGGCCCGCGCCACACCCGGGGGACGCCGCCCAACGTCGTCGAGACCGACCCGGCGACGTGGATCGCGCTCGCGACCGGCGAGCTGAGCTGGGCCGCGGCCGCGGCATCCGGCCGCATCACGGCATCCGGAGTCCGCGCCGATCTCAGCGACGTCCTGCCCGTCCGGCCCTGA
- the purD gene encoding phosphoribosylamine--glycine ligase encodes MRILVLGSGAREHAIILALRSEEAAHDVFAAPGNAGIARDAEIVELDQNDPAAVTAFANENAIDLVVIGPEAPLVAGVADALRERGIPVFGPGRAAAQLEGSKTFAKRIMDAAGVPTGRAVRATTREEVAEALDRFGSPHVVKADGLAAGKGVLVTDDRAAALAHADAYLPSGAILVEEFLSGPEVSLFFLSDGDRVLPLSPAQDFKRLGDGDSGPNTGGMGAYSPLPWLAEPFGGEEAFVDLVTREIAEPVIRRLDAEGTPFIGLLYAGLILTAQGVKVIEFNARFGDPETQVVLPRLQDPLSQLLLAAASGTLEDHPRPAFAEAVAVTVVLASEGYPAAPVTGRPLTGLDAAAAVEGVHLAHAATAESEDGLVATGGRVLNVVGLGTTFAQARERTYRALAEIELEGGQYRTDIAARVVEQ; translated from the coding sequence GTGAGAATCCTGGTCCTCGGCTCGGGCGCGCGCGAGCACGCCATCATCCTCGCACTCCGTTCGGAGGAGGCCGCGCACGACGTCTTCGCCGCTCCCGGCAACGCCGGGATCGCACGGGACGCCGAGATCGTCGAACTCGATCAGAACGACCCCGCTGCCGTCACCGCGTTCGCGAACGAGAATGCGATCGACCTCGTCGTGATCGGCCCGGAGGCTCCGCTCGTCGCGGGTGTCGCCGATGCGCTCCGCGAGCGCGGCATCCCGGTGTTCGGGCCGGGTCGCGCCGCGGCGCAGCTGGAGGGATCGAAGACGTTCGCGAAGCGCATCATGGACGCGGCAGGCGTCCCCACCGGCCGCGCCGTCCGCGCCACGACGCGGGAGGAGGTCGCCGAGGCGCTCGATCGCTTCGGCTCGCCGCACGTCGTGAAGGCCGACGGCCTCGCCGCCGGCAAGGGCGTACTCGTCACCGACGACCGCGCGGCCGCGCTCGCGCACGCCGACGCCTACCTGCCGTCCGGCGCGATCCTCGTCGAGGAATTCCTCTCCGGCCCCGAGGTGTCGCTGTTCTTCCTGAGCGACGGCGACCGCGTGCTGCCGCTGAGCCCCGCGCAGGACTTCAAGCGTCTCGGGGACGGCGACTCGGGCCCGAACACCGGCGGGATGGGCGCGTACTCGCCGCTGCCGTGGCTCGCCGAGCCGTTCGGCGGTGAAGAGGCCTTCGTCGACCTCGTGACCCGCGAGATCGCCGAGCCGGTGATCCGTCGGCTCGATGCCGAGGGCACGCCGTTCATCGGCCTGCTGTACGCCGGCCTCATCCTGACGGCGCAGGGCGTGAAGGTCATCGAGTTCAACGCGCGTTTCGGCGACCCCGAGACGCAGGTCGTGCTGCCCCGGCTGCAGGACCCGCTGTCGCAGCTGCTGCTGGCCGCGGCATCCGGCACCCTCGAGGACCACCCGCGCCCGGCGTTCGCGGAAGCCGTCGCCGTGACGGTCGTGCTCGCGAGCGAGGGGTATCCCGCCGCTCCCGTGACCGGTCGTCCGCTCACGGGCCTGGATGCCGCCGCCGCGGTCGAGGGCGTGCACCTGGCGCATGCCGCCACGGCCGAGAGCGAGGACGGACTCGTCGCGACCGGCGGGCGCGTGCTCAACGTCGTGGGACTCGGGACGACGTTCGCGCAGGCGCGCGAGCGCACGTACCGGGCCCTCGCCGAGATCGAGCTGGAGGGCGGCCAGTACCGCACCGACATCGCCGCGCGCGTGGTCGAGCAGTGA